One genomic window of Prochlorococcus sp. MIT 0603 includes the following:
- the arfB gene encoding alternative ribosome rescue aminoacyl-tRNA hydrolase ArfB: MNLKINYKLEIPANEIEWRFSRSSGAGGQNVNKTDSRVEIVFNISESRTLTPYQKHRMSTQDKIKLINGCICIAVQDKRTQYQNRQLALTRLASIIRELLKSPPKKRRKTIPTRSSQNKRVESKKKRGELKRIRQSKIDY, translated from the coding sequence ATGAATCTAAAGATTAACTATAAACTAGAAATACCAGCTAACGAAATAGAGTGGCGATTCTCAAGATCATCAGGAGCAGGTGGACAGAACGTAAATAAGACAGACAGTCGCGTTGAGATTGTCTTTAACATATCTGAATCAAGAACTTTAACTCCATACCAGAAGCATAGAATGTCAACTCAAGATAAGATTAAACTCATCAATGGTTGTATTTGCATAGCCGTTCAGGATAAGAGAACCCAATATCAAAATAGACAATTAGCTTTAACTAGACTTGCTTCAATTATACGAGAGCTCTTAAAGTCACCTCCAAAGAAGAGAAGGAAGACGATTCCAACACGTTCATCTCAAAACAAGAGAGTTGAGTCAAAGAAGAAACGAGGTGAATTAAAGAGAATAAGACAATCAAAGATAGATTATTAA
- a CDS encoding tetratricopeptide repeat protein, which produces MRNPENELMILNTGDIKFILKGDSIDLVKSIGWEYKLIENGYDFEINTIFDNEIPENLAELSDTALADYFIGAELSPYLINVQRSWIERRKEAEKEKKRKLDIIFPPGFYYLGDAARAFHPSMDISLEFSCGEIVTMETGVHVASICFQEDGEYPDNEGNYHCTDGATISLIPISQIEVLTDQGSYVFYEKEFKVRIFEKSAGFGGVNIFYSLAGRTMHKTKDAEIITDYDYFLIRLKEFEEEAIKKRQSGDIDGALQILNRLYQNNKVLFNLGLSYQLKREFNKALKFYDKLIELEDNNFSYYNNRACCYEELDELERAINDYNEARKLNPKESTIKLNLSKAKQKLGNKKFLSN; this is translated from the coding sequence ATGAGGAATCCAGAAAACGAGTTGATGATCTTAAATACTGGTGATATTAAATTTATACTAAAAGGGGATTCGATTGATTTAGTCAAATCAATTGGATGGGAATATAAATTAATTGAGAATGGCTATGATTTTGAGATTAATACGATTTTCGATAATGAAATTCCTGAAAATCTAGCGGAACTTTCAGATACAGCTTTGGCAGATTATTTTATTGGAGCGGAGCTATCTCCATACCTAATTAATGTACAAAGATCATGGATAGAAAGAAGAAAAGAAGCTGAGAAAGAAAAGAAAAGAAAATTAGATATTATTTTCCCACCTGGTTTTTACTATCTAGGTGATGCCGCTCGAGCATTCCATCCATCTATGGATATTTCTTTAGAATTTTCATGTGGTGAGATTGTTACCATGGAAACGGGAGTTCATGTTGCGAGCATTTGCTTTCAGGAAGATGGAGAATATCCAGATAATGAAGGGAATTATCACTGTACTGATGGAGCAACAATATCTTTAATTCCTATTAGTCAAATTGAAGTGTTAACTGATCAGGGATCTTATGTATTTTATGAGAAAGAATTTAAGGTCAGAATCTTTGAAAAATCGGCAGGATTTGGTGGGGTAAATATATTTTACTCTTTAGCTGGTAGAACAATGCATAAAACCAAAGATGCAGAAATAATTACTGATTACGATTATTTTTTAATTAGGTTAAAAGAATTTGAGGAAGAGGCTATAAAGAAAAGACAATCGGGCGATATAGATGGTGCGTTACAAATCCTAAATAGGCTTTATCAAAATAATAAGGTTCTCTTTAATTTAGGCTTATCTTATCAATTAAAAAGAGAATTTAACAAAGCTCTTAAATTTTACGACAAATTAATTGAATTAGAAGATAATAATTTCTCTTATTATAATAATAGAGCCTGTTGTTATGAAGAATTAGATGAGTTAGAACGAGCAATTAATGATTATAATGAAGCTAGAAAGCTCAATCCTAAGGAATCTACAATTAAGTTGAATCTTTCGAAAGCTAAACAAAAACTAGGAAATAAAAAGTTCTTAAGTAATTAG
- a CDS encoding DUF1330 domain-containing protein — translation MAKGFWIVTTTVTNPAFAEYVEAFQPWVESLGGAVFAKDMESKTVEGQGGKLAVIIEFPSKKAAIDAYNSAEYQELSKLRWANSSDTNITILDGGVTH, via the coding sequence ATGGCCAAGGGTTTTTGGATTGTCACAACAACCGTTACTAATCCAGCATTTGCTGAATATGTTGAAGCATTTCAACCCTGGGTTGAATCATTAGGAGGAGCAGTCTTTGCTAAAGATATGGAGTCAAAAACTGTAGAAGGACAAGGTGGAAAATTAGCAGTGATTATCGAGTTCCCATCCAAAAAAGCTGCAATTGACGCTTATAACAGTGCTGAATATCAAGAATTGAGCAAGTTGCGTTGGGCTAATTCCAGTGATACCAATATCACGATTTTGGATGGTGGAGTAACTCATTAA
- a CDS encoding DUF3804 family protein, protein MRSFKQTFFKTLPSDSQQIQALITGFANRAENKSFLTSNVTEDFLAIRPSGNPITAEGLIGMYNNADLVVELSELVKIHRLEANSDWGFSAFTLKEAFSYKGEQNNDLSSYSMIFKKVDGTWKIFWMQRSSGNTDLSTWD, encoded by the coding sequence GTGAGATCCTTTAAGCAAACATTTTTTAAAACATTGCCCTCAGATTCTCAACAGATACAAGCTCTTATTACAGGTTTTGCAAATAGAGCTGAAAACAAGTCTTTTTTGACCTCTAATGTCACAGAAGATTTCTTAGCTATTAGACCAAGTGGTAACCCTATTACGGCAGAAGGTCTTATTGGAATGTATAACAACGCAGACTTGGTTGTTGAGCTTTCTGAACTAGTCAAGATTCATCGTTTAGAAGCAAATTCAGACTGGGGCTTCTCTGCTTTTACTTTGAAAGAAGCATTTAGTTATAAAGGCGAGCAAAACAATGATTTATCTAGTTATTCAATGATTTTCAAAAAGGTAGATGGAACTTGGAAGATTTTTTGGATGCAAAGATCATCAGGGAATACAGATCTGTCAACTTGGGACTAA
- a CDS encoding DMT family transporter, giving the protein MFGIISALGAASSWTYACYLWRQQTKYFSAAQINITKNIIAFIIFLPVILTFDFQSSFKDIFILFLSGIIGISVGDTFYIISLKKLGTRRTLTVEALSPIIATVLGAIFLKEILPIKVWSGVFIVSISLLGVAFQKTINTQNITSNKDIKEGFIFAILSVLCAVIAAALSRIVLINSDLNPFQTTEIRLLGSIFAFLPFLRKQLIYSVRKISLENKLSLLFATFLGTNIGILLQQNVFKLLPIGLGWTLLSTSPVMALFLARMEGEEINWKTYVLTATTILGVGMVFI; this is encoded by the coding sequence TTGTTTGGGATTATTTCTGCGTTAGGAGCTGCTAGCTCTTGGACATATGCTTGTTACTTATGGAGACAGCAGACTAAATACTTTTCTGCTGCACAAATAAATATAACGAAAAATATAATTGCTTTTATTATATTCTTACCGGTCATCTTGACTTTTGACTTTCAATCTAGTTTTAAAGATATTTTTATTCTTTTTTTAAGTGGAATTATAGGAATTTCTGTAGGTGATACTTTTTATATAATATCTTTGAAAAAATTAGGTACACGTCGTACTCTTACTGTTGAAGCTTTATCTCCCATTATTGCAACCGTTTTAGGGGCAATTTTTCTGAAAGAGATACTTCCTATTAAGGTATGGTCAGGAGTTTTTATAGTAAGTATTTCTTTGCTAGGAGTAGCTTTTCAGAAAACTATAAATACTCAAAATATAACATCAAATAAAGATATAAAAGAAGGCTTTATATTTGCTATTCTTTCAGTATTATGTGCTGTGATAGCAGCAGCCTTGTCAAGAATTGTCCTCATAAACTCTGATTTAAACCCATTCCAAACTACAGAAATCCGATTGCTTGGAAGCATTTTTGCTTTCCTTCCTTTCCTAAGGAAACAATTGATTTATTCAGTTAGAAAGATTTCTTTGGAAAATAAGCTTAGTCTTTTATTTGCAACATTTTTGGGGACAAATATAGGAATTTTGTTACAGCAAAATGTCTTTAAATTATTGCCTATTGGATTAGGTTGGACACTTTTAAGTACTTCTCCTGTAATGGCACTTTTCTTAGCAAGAATGGAGGGAGAGGAGATTAATTGGAAAACTTATGTATTAACTGCAACGACAATACTGGGCGTCGGAATGGTATTTATTTGA
- a CDS encoding serine hydrolase domain-containing protein: MTINKLAVKILTVASSGLFLLIIAKSITAKPTFLTNLSNRRLQNSIESLRQEMDIPGASIAVIDNGEISWAKGFGIADKITQREVTTSTLFTANSITKVQTSLAVVKLLADKGIALDEPVNRYLKSWKIPENQFTAKVPVTFRMLLNHTAALTSPYPDGCCGPKEILPTVKQFLNGKPPATNPPVTVTNVPGKKFAYCNGCYSVLQPAIEDVGDKPFKRLMNELVIQPAKMMNSTFDDEFFLEDSSTIAIPYDSDGSVHKKAPMRSTILSPGLLWTTATDLALFNLAFTRALKGEGPLINQRLAEALIIPSSTPTRSLGFFIVDKNAQEDPKGDYISHSGSNIGYLSLSIISKDGKKGAVILINKGPNPFTTTEIPEYSFITDSLKLISKYNRWD, translated from the coding sequence ATGACCATTAATAAATTGGCAGTAAAAATATTAACAGTGGCCAGCTCAGGTCTTTTCTTACTGATCATTGCTAAATCAATTACTGCCAAACCAACCTTTCTAACAAACCTGTCAAATCGCAGACTTCAAAATTCAATCGAATCACTACGACAAGAGATGGATATCCCTGGCGCCTCAATCGCAGTAATTGATAACGGGGAGATATCCTGGGCAAAGGGTTTCGGGATAGCCGATAAAATCACTCAACGTGAGGTAACAACGTCTACCTTGTTTACCGCTAATTCAATCACCAAAGTACAAACATCTCTAGCCGTAGTAAAACTACTAGCTGATAAAGGAATCGCGTTAGATGAACCAGTAAACCGTTATCTTAAAAGCTGGAAAATCCCAGAGAATCAATTCACAGCAAAAGTGCCAGTTACTTTTAGGATGCTACTGAATCATACTGCAGCACTTACCTCACCTTATCCAGACGGTTGCTGTGGTCCTAAAGAAATTTTGCCGACGGTAAAGCAGTTTTTAAATGGTAAACCGCCTGCAACGAATCCCCCAGTAACGGTAACCAACGTACCAGGCAAAAAGTTTGCATACTGCAATGGCTGTTACTCAGTGCTTCAGCCTGCTATTGAAGACGTCGGCGACAAACCTTTCAAAAGATTGATGAACGAGTTGGTGATACAACCTGCAAAAATGATGAATAGTACTTTTGACGACGAGTTCTTCCTAGAAGACTCCTCAACAATAGCCATTCCTTACGACAGCGATGGCAGTGTGCATAAAAAAGCCCCAATGCGCAGCACTATCCTCTCCCCAGGTCTACTCTGGACAACAGCGACCGATCTAGCTCTCTTCAATTTAGCCTTCACCCGTGCACTCAAAGGAGAAGGTCCTCTAATTAATCAAAGACTAGCTGAAGCTTTAATTATTCCGAGTTCAACGCCGACACGTAGCCTAGGTTTTTTTATTGTTGACAAAAATGCTCAGGAAGATCCAAAGGGTGACTACATTTCTCACAGTGGATCAAATATTGGTTATCTCTCACTTTCTATCATCAGCAAAGACGGTAAGAAGGGTGCTGTAATTTTGATCAACAAAGGACCAAATCCTTTCACAACAACTGAAATACCTGAATATTCTTTTATCACAGACAGTTTGAAGTTGATCAGTAAATACAATCGTTGGGATTAG
- a CDS encoding DUF4116 domain-containing protein has product MEINKNSSREEVLAAVQEDGLALEFASDELKADREVVLEACKDNGNALRYVEKDLKQDREIVLAAVKSQKGAIEIGIKEVAKESLKSKGDSVEFNAEDLKRNITHQVMFANMTSHGGGFLEFASDELKADREIVLEAVKSNGWMLEFASDELRADREVVLEAVKSNVWALQFAADHFKRDREVVIEAWTSNNFKFRLHDGKLQYANIFLLEVTDDHFMEDREFVLSIIRAERGSLEFVAEHLKDDRELVLAAVKTSPFELEFATEDLKSDREVVLEAVRSHGGALQFAADHLKADREVVLEACKVNGNVLKYVAEHLKSDPEIVVAAVKSTNGNALMYVDERFKTDPKLIKILHKYLSRDND; this is encoded by the coding sequence ATGGAAATTAATAAAAACTCAAGTAGGGAAGAGGTTCTTGCTGCTGTTCAAGAAGATGGTTTAGCTCTTGAGTTTGCCTCTGATGAGTTAAAAGCTGACCGTGAAGTCGTACTTGAAGCCTGTAAGGATAACGGTAATGCCCTTAGATATGTCGAAAAGGATTTAAAGCAAGATCGTGAGATCGTCCTTGCAGCTGTTAAATCACAAAAGGGTGCTATCGAAATCGGCATTAAGGAAGTAGCAAAAGAAAGCCTCAAATCAAAGGGAGATTCGGTTGAATTCAACGCTGAAGATTTGAAGCGGAACATTACACATCAAGTCATGTTTGCAAATATGACTTCTCATGGTGGAGGATTTCTGGAATTTGCCTCTGATGAATTAAAGGCTGATCGTGAAATCGTACTTGAAGCTGTGAAGTCAAATGGTTGGATGCTTGAATTTGCCTCCGATGAGTTAAGAGCTGACCGTGAAGTCGTACTTGAAGCTGTGAAGTCAAATGTTTGGGCACTCCAATTTGCTGCTGACCACTTCAAGAGAGACCGTGAAGTAGTCATAGAGGCCTGGACATCTAATAACTTTAAATTTAGATTACATGATGGGAAACTCCAGTATGCAAACATATTTTTACTCGAAGTTACCGATGACCATTTCATGGAAGACCGTGAATTCGTACTTTCAATTATTCGTGCTGAAAGAGGCTCTCTAGAATTTGTCGCTGAACATTTAAAAGATGATCGTGAACTCGTACTTGCAGCAGTCAAGACAAGTCCTTTCGAACTCGAATTTGCCACTGAGGATTTAAAGAGCGATCGTGAAGTCGTACTTGAAGCTGTTAGATCACATGGTGGTGCACTCCAATTTGCTGCTGACCATTTGAAAGCTGACCGTGAAGTCGTTCTTGAAGCCTGCAAGGTGAATGGTAATGTCCTTAAATATGTCGCTGAGCATTTAAAAAGTGATCCTGAAATCGTAGTTGCAGCTGTTAAATCAACAAATGGTAATGCACTCATGTATGTTGATGAACGCTTCAAAACCGATCCAAAATTGATCAAAATATTGCACAAATATCTGAGCAGAGATAACGACTAA
- a CDS encoding OsmC family protein: MGTCFLTVMGISAKREGWDIGEITAEVNKKMTLKGPRAIESISIQLFMPIDLSIERLKVLQKATEDCPVLRSLKSSLKLTVHWITNKRRY; this comes from the coding sequence TTGGGAACGTGTTTTCTGACAGTTATGGGTATTTCAGCTAAAAGAGAAGGTTGGGATATAGGAGAGATAACAGCAGAGGTTAATAAAAAGATGACTCTAAAAGGACCCAGGGCAATTGAATCAATTTCTATTCAACTTTTCATGCCTATTGATTTATCGATAGAGAGGTTAAAAGTTCTTCAGAAAGCAACTGAAGATTGCCCGGTACTAAGAAGCCTGAAAAGCTCATTAAAGCTCACAGTCCATTGGATCACTAATAAAAGGAGGTATTAA